From one Anoplolepis gracilipes chromosome 10, ASM4749672v1, whole genome shotgun sequence genomic stretch:
- the Aph-1 gene encoding gamma-secretase subunit Aph-1 yields MTVMDFFGCAFLAFGPPLAMFTFTVAAEPIRIIILIASAFFWLISLLLSSVLWYAVVPLQENLAFGLVFSVLFQESFRYLLYWVLRKAERGLEKVTTTHVADSRHIFAYVCGLGFGFMSGAFALVNVLADAVGPGTMGLWQGSEYFFIISAATTLCFILLHTFWGVIFFSALDKRNWGHIIWVVGTHLFVSCMTLLNRYQAYAASLLSAYIVLVITTALAFKISGGWMQTSILYFRRN; encoded by the exons atGACTGTTATGGACTTTTTTGGTTGCGCCTTTTTGGCTTTTGGCCCGCCACTAGCTATGTTTACGTTCACCGTTGCTGCTGAACCCATCAGGATAATCATACTGATCGCCAGCGCCTTTTTCTGGCTTATTTCATTACTGTTGTCATCTGTACTCTGGTATGCCGTTGTTCCTCTACAGGAAAACCTCGCATTTGGATTGGTATTTTCTGTATTGTTCCAGGAAAGTTTCAG ataccTGCTTTACTGGGTACTACGCAAGGCCGAGAGAGGTTTGGAGAAAGTTACAACAACGCACGTGGCAGATAGCAGACACATATTTGCTTATGTGTGCGGTTTAGGTTTTGGCTTCATGAGTGGTGCCTTCGCTTTAGTTAATGTCCTGGCTGACGCAGTCGGACCTGGTACAATGGGACTCTGGCAAGGCAGCGAATACTTCTTTATCATATCAGCTGCCACCACACTGTGCTTCATTTTACTACATACATTTTGGGGTGTAATCTTCTTTTCTGCACTGGACAAAAGAAATTGGGGACACATTATCTGGGTGGTTGGAACGCATCTGTTTGTCTCGTGTATGACTTTGCTCAATCGTTATCAAGCGTATGCGGCCAGTCTTTTGTCTGCATATATAGTATTAGTGATAACAACTGCACTCGCGTTCAAAATTTCAGGTGGGTGGATGCAAACTTCAATTCTCTATTTCCGAAGAAACTGA